The Cyclobacteriaceae bacterium genome includes a region encoding these proteins:
- a CDS encoding pyridoxamine 5'-phosphate oxidase family protein, whose protein sequence is MDSINKEQEEDNFKDLHGKEATEKIQELVNKAGSCLFCSKITTKKSFSTRPMSVQKIDEHANLWFLSAKDSHKNAEIKEDHTVQLLFQGSSYSDFLSLYGKASISTDKSKIKELWQPILKTWFTEGIDDPRITVIKVKPIDGYYWDTKHNMIVGLVKRMAGAIIGKTLDDSIEGNISMK, encoded by the coding sequence ATGGATAGCATCAATAAAGAACAGGAAGAAGATAACTTCAAAGACCTTCATGGAAAAGAGGCCACAGAAAAAATTCAGGAATTAGTTAACAAAGCAGGCTCATGCCTTTTTTGTAGTAAAATCACTACGAAAAAATCATTTTCCACCCGGCCAATGTCGGTTCAGAAAATTGATGAGCATGCCAATTTATGGTTCCTGAGTGCAAAAGACAGTCATAAGAACGCTGAAATAAAAGAAGACCATACAGTACAGCTTCTCTTTCAGGGATCCTCTTATTCCGATTTCCTCTCTCTTTATGGAAAAGCTTCTATCAGTACAGATAAATCAAAGATCAAGGAATTATGGCAACCGATCCTGAAGACATGGTTTACAGAAGGCATCGATGATCCACGCATCACTGTGATCAAAGTAAAACCTATTGATGGCTATTATTGGGATACAAAGCACAACATGATTGTGGGGCTTGTTAAAAGAATGGCCGGAGCAATCATTGGAAAAACTCTTGACGATTCTATTGAAGGAAATATTAGCATGAAATAA
- a CDS encoding TonB-dependent receptor: MNSFIRILSLFMIVSFGLNAQSNCNLKFSGQVLDGESKQPLPFANILIKEISRGSVASDLGKFTIESLCTGTYTVECSFIGYETVTYRVDLSINTDHNFILSAETKTMNAIVVKGEKDDNKPLISQPKSEIKGEDLVKVRGESLGEALKSVTGVYALQSGPTIFKPVIHGMHSNRILIFNNGVRQEGQQWGSEHAPEIDPFVATKLSVIKGAASIRYGSDAIGGVILVEPSELPDSPGISGEVNVVGSTNNGMGVVSGIVQGAFDKKLSGLSWRLQGTYRRAGNSKTPGYYIENSGFEEANFSSALAYRKSNYGGEIYYSQFNTRLGIFSGTHAESISDLKAAIERPQPLTPSYFSYQIDRPYQQVQHDLFKGSIFRIFKNESRIDAVFARQEDVRSEYDYVPLTGRLNPELYLKLVSHTLDLIYKHKAFNRYSGTVGFNGLTQGNVRQYEMLIPNFRNYGGGLFYIGKWTSDRLTLEAGARYDYRWLRAYTIDNNTAQVVTPTWEFHNVTGTIGSQYYIRPNLSWTANVGTAWRAPTINELMSRGVHQSAISYEIGNANLRSERAYNLSTSLHYESARWHAELGVYNNIIDGYIYLKPNLQFIHTVRGSYPTFNYTQVDARFSGIDLSATYHLTDSLSITSKASLLYAWNRTINDYLQLIPANRFENTLRYGFGNHGSFRQLYASVTNVYVMRQERVPANSDYLLPPPDYMLINANAGFSIPVGRQLMSVSFSVNNLLNLAYRDYMDRFRYFTNEPGSNYTIKVRIPFGKTI, encoded by the coding sequence ATGAACTCTTTTATAAGAATACTTTCATTGTTCATGATTGTTTCATTCGGTCTGAATGCACAATCGAACTGCAATTTAAAATTCAGCGGCCAGGTTCTGGATGGCGAAAGCAAGCAGCCCCTACCATTTGCCAATATTCTTATTAAGGAGATTTCCAGAGGATCCGTTGCATCCGATCTGGGAAAATTCACAATTGAGTCCCTTTGTACAGGCACCTACACTGTCGAATGTTCTTTCATTGGATATGAAACCGTTACATACCGTGTTGATCTGAGTATCAACACAGATCACAATTTTATACTGTCAGCAGAAACAAAAACGATGAATGCGATTGTAGTGAAAGGTGAAAAGGATGATAACAAACCCTTGATCTCACAGCCAAAGTCAGAAATAAAAGGCGAAGATCTCGTAAAAGTAAGAGGAGAATCATTGGGTGAAGCACTCAAAAGTGTAACAGGTGTGTACGCGTTGCAATCAGGTCCGACCATTTTCAAACCTGTAATCCACGGAATGCACAGTAATCGCATTCTCATTTTTAATAATGGCGTGCGACAAGAGGGTCAGCAATGGGGATCTGAGCATGCTCCTGAAATAGATCCATTTGTAGCAACAAAGCTATCTGTTATCAAAGGTGCCGCAAGCATACGCTATGGTTCTGATGCAATCGGCGGAGTGATTCTGGTAGAACCATCAGAACTTCCTGACAGCCCGGGCATCAGTGGCGAAGTCAATGTTGTTGGGTCAACGAATAATGGAATGGGTGTTGTATCGGGAATTGTTCAGGGCGCATTTGATAAAAAACTGAGTGGACTTAGCTGGAGACTCCAGGGAACCTATCGCAGGGCAGGAAATTCAAAAACTCCCGGATACTACATTGAGAACTCAGGTTTTGAAGAGGCGAATTTTTCATCTGCACTTGCTTATAGAAAAAGCAATTATGGAGGAGAGATTTACTATAGCCAATTCAATACCCGGCTGGGTATCTTTTCAGGGACACATGCTGAGTCGATTTCTGATTTGAAGGCTGCCATCGAACGACCACAGCCCCTTACTCCATCCTATTTCAGTTATCAGATTGATCGACCCTATCAGCAAGTTCAGCACGATTTGTTTAAGGGAAGCATCTTCAGAATATTCAAAAATGAAAGCAGGATTGATGCAGTATTTGCGCGGCAGGAGGATGTGCGATCAGAATATGATTACGTTCCGTTGACCGGAAGGTTGAATCCTGAACTCTATCTGAAATTAGTTTCCCATACCCTGGATCTTATTTACAAGCACAAAGCTTTTAACAGATATTCAGGAACAGTAGGATTTAATGGACTGACACAGGGAAATGTACGTCAGTATGAAATGCTGATTCCCAACTTCCGTAACTACGGTGGTGGGCTATTCTACATTGGCAAGTGGACCTCCGATCGATTGACACTGGAGGCAGGAGCCCGATATGATTACCGATGGCTGCGAGCTTACACCATAGACAATAACACCGCACAAGTAGTTACACCGACATGGGAATTTCACAATGTTACAGGAACAATCGGGTCTCAATACTATATCCGACCCAATCTTTCCTGGACTGCAAATGTCGGAACGGCATGGCGGGCGCCTACGATCAATGAATTGATGTCAAGGGGCGTGCATCAAAGTGCGATCTCTTATGAGATTGGAAATGCCAACCTTCGTTCTGAAAGGGCGTATAATTTATCTACCTCCCTACATTACGAAAGTGCCCGGTGGCATGCAGAGCTCGGAGTTTATAACAACATCATTGATGGTTATATTTATTTAAAGCCAAATCTGCAATTCATTCATACCGTGAGGGGATCCTATCCTACTTTCAACTATACTCAGGTAGACGCAAGGTTCAGTGGTATTGATCTCTCTGCAACATATCATCTGACGGACTCATTGAGCATTACGTCAAAAGCTTCATTACTATACGCATGGAACCGTACGATCAACGATTATTTGCAATTGATTCCGGCCAACCGTTTTGAAAACACCTTGCGATATGGTTTTGGGAATCATGGAAGCTTCAGGCAACTGTATGCAAGCGTTACTAATGTCTATGTCATGCGGCAGGAAAGAGTGCCGGCCAATAGTGATTATCTGTTGCCACCACCGGATTACATGCTGATAAATGCAAATGCAGGGTTTTCAATTCCTGTTGGCAGACAATTGATGAGCGTAAGCTTTTCGGTAAACAATCTACTTAATCTCGCCTATCGGGATTACATGGATAGATTCCGGTATTTTACAAATGAGCCGGGATCAAACTATACAATCAAAGTTCGTATCCCTTTTGGAAAAACTATTTAA
- a CDS encoding exo-alpha-sialidase → MRKSLLPFLSIIIFQCSPIQNKEVSVHSMEILNSPTEVGSAEPSLVTGKNGEVFLSWTHQKNDTAYLKFSSLSGDQWSSPQIIGSGTNWFVNWADYPTIAVNDQNFAANFLVRNGQSAYAYDAVVSTSVDKGEHWTVSTPINDDRKEAEHGFVSIIPYKENFFVTWLDGRNTVMEGMENMEGHEGHHGSMSIRAAIIDKNNKKVSEWELDNKTCDCCQTSSAMTNAGPIVVYRDRSHQEIRDISIVRLIDGKWTVPKPVSQDNWKINGCPVNGPRVVASGDDVVVAWYTGAQDSTQVKISFSADGGATFGKAILINEKQAIGRVDIEMLSKELIMICWMEDEKIKAAKVHADGTKEATIIIASSSSARSSGFPQMTKSGDHLIFAWTDEASNNIKLMRIKI, encoded by the coding sequence ATGAGAAAAAGCCTGCTCCCGTTTTTAAGCATCATCATTTTTCAATGCTCTCCTATTCAAAATAAAGAAGTCTCTGTTCATTCAATGGAAATACTCAACTCACCGACTGAGGTGGGAAGCGCTGAACCATCGCTGGTGACAGGCAAAAACGGAGAAGTATTTCTTTCCTGGACGCATCAAAAGAATGATACTGCGTATTTGAAGTTTTCCTCTCTCTCAGGAGATCAGTGGAGCAGTCCTCAGATAATAGGCTCGGGCACCAACTGGTTTGTTAATTGGGCAGACTATCCAACAATAGCAGTCAATGATCAAAATTTCGCTGCGAATTTTCTGGTGCGGAACGGCCAAAGCGCTTATGCTTATGATGCTGTCGTCTCTACTTCCGTTGATAAAGGGGAACATTGGACTGTCTCCACTCCAATTAATGACGACAGGAAAGAGGCCGAACACGGATTTGTATCCATCATTCCTTACAAAGAGAACTTCTTCGTTACCTGGCTTGATGGCAGGAACACGGTCATGGAGGGAATGGAAAACATGGAAGGTCACGAAGGCCACCATGGATCAATGAGTATTCGCGCTGCAATCATTGATAAGAATAACAAAAAAGTAAGTGAATGGGAGCTTGATAACAAAACGTGCGACTGTTGTCAGACGAGTAGTGCGATGACAAATGCCGGGCCCATCGTCGTCTACCGCGACCGATCCCATCAGGAAATTCGTGACATCTCTATCGTCAGACTTATTGATGGCAAATGGACTGTTCCAAAACCTGTCTCACAGGACAACTGGAAGATCAATGGATGTCCTGTAAATGGACCTCGCGTGGTTGCTTCAGGAGATGATGTAGTGGTAGCGTGGTACACCGGCGCTCAGGATTCCACTCAAGTGAAAATATCCTTTTCTGCCGACGGTGGCGCAACCTTCGGAAAGGCAATTTTAATAAATGAGAAGCAAGCCATCGGGCGCGTTGATATTGAAATGCTCAGTAAAGAGTTAATAATGATCTGCTGGATGGAGGACGAAAAGATTAAGGCGGCAAAAGTTCATGCTGATGGAACCAAAGAAGCAACGATTATCATTGCATCCTCATCTTCTGCACGGTCCAGTGGATTCCCTCAAATGACAAAATCAGGAGATCATCTGATTTTTGCCTGGACAGACGAAGCATCAAATAATATCAAACTAATGCGGATAAAAATATAG